A single region of the Pseudomonas solani genome encodes:
- the nahK gene encoding hybrid sensor histidine kinase/response regulator NahK/ErcS' → MACTSTRPSPVSLSDAAPAMQAADQEARIAQLESDNHKLRRINAALIERVESSAARRDDAYAAFQHSVVLAEQVRERTDALNQAMSELKASNQLLSDARLRAETAHQHLVDAIESISDAFVLFDKEQRIVLFNSRFKSFWAHSRARIISGTRLSEIKRLAESTGLIVEEQRSSDNEHSLYRLQDGRWVQVSERPTREGGLVILYTDITELKVSETMRREQALAQKSRLLQRAVDNLSQGMAMVGAEGTLELWNHRFLELCGLAPIQAHRPFAEVMADSELALLTPQTRDANGRPVRELEQRLFDGRMLEVRTHALPTGGFVNTFTDITERYRHAEALAESERWIRLITDHVPALIAYLNAELVYEFTNKVYEEWYRWPRGGMLGQRLREVHSEEHWRRLEPYVERALSGESVTFEVAETNLNGQERYMLRSYVPNRLANGEVVGIFVLIRDITERRRTAEALHLAYQNLEQRVRERTAELTQLNDQLLREIGERSQVELRLREAKREAEQANLSKTKFLAAVSHDLLQPLNAARLFTSALQEQREQAVSTALVRNISNSLDDVESLLGTLVDISKLDAGVIKPDIAPFAVAELLDNLAVEFRQAAASEGLSLHFVPSSALVRSDIQLLARILRNLLSNAIRYTPSGRVLLGCRRHRQSLSIEVWDSGIGIAEDKLKEIFQEFKRGDSQRPKQDRGLGLGLAIVDKIAGMLGHRIQVRSRLGHGSRFSIEVPLAKRAPRARVEASTPEMLVERLRGSRVWVLDNDAAICAGMRTLLEGWGCQVVTALSEEDLARQVDNYHADADLLIADYHLDNDHNGVDAVASINARRGTALPALMITANYSNELRQQMRELGHTLMHKPVRPMKLKAAMNHLIERGG, encoded by the coding sequence ATGGCATGCACATCAACCAGACCTTCACCGGTGTCGCTATCGGACGCCGCCCCGGCGATGCAGGCCGCTGACCAGGAAGCGCGCATCGCCCAGCTGGAGAGCGATAACCACAAGCTGCGGCGCATCAACGCTGCGCTGATCGAGCGGGTCGAATCCAGTGCGGCCCGCCGTGACGACGCCTACGCCGCCTTCCAGCACTCGGTGGTGCTGGCCGAGCAGGTGCGCGAACGCACCGACGCGCTGAACCAGGCGATGTCCGAGCTCAAGGCCAGCAACCAGCTGCTCAGCGATGCGCGGCTGCGCGCCGAGACGGCCCACCAGCACCTGGTGGACGCCATCGAAAGCATCTCCGACGCCTTCGTGCTGTTCGACAAGGAGCAGCGCATCGTCCTGTTCAACAGCCGCTTCAAGTCCTTCTGGGCCCACAGCCGAGCGCGCATTATCAGCGGCACCCGGCTCTCGGAGATCAAGCGCCTGGCCGAAAGCACCGGGCTGATCGTCGAAGAGCAGCGCAGCAGCGACAACGAACACAGCCTCTACCGCCTGCAGGACGGTCGCTGGGTGCAGGTCAGCGAGCGGCCCACCCGCGAGGGCGGGCTGGTGATCCTCTACACCGACATCACCGAGCTCAAGGTCAGCGAAACCATGCGCCGCGAACAGGCCCTGGCGCAGAAGTCGCGGCTGCTGCAGCGCGCCGTGGACAACCTCTCCCAGGGCATGGCCATGGTCGGCGCCGAAGGCACCCTGGAGCTGTGGAACCACCGCTTCCTCGAACTCTGCGGCCTGGCGCCGATCCAGGCCCATCGGCCCTTCGCCGAGGTGATGGCCGACAGCGAGCTGGCGCTGCTCACTCCACAGACCCGCGACGCCAACGGCCGCCCGGTGCGCGAGCTGGAGCAGCGCCTGTTCGATGGCCGCATGCTGGAGGTGCGCACCCACGCGCTGCCCACCGGCGGCTTCGTCAACACCTTCACCGACATCACCGAGCGCTATCGCCACGCCGAGGCGCTGGCCGAAAGCGAACGCTGGATCCGCCTGATCACCGACCACGTGCCGGCGCTGATCGCCTACCTCAACGCCGAGCTGGTCTACGAATTCACCAACAAGGTCTACGAGGAGTGGTACCGCTGGCCCCGTGGCGGCATGCTCGGCCAACGCCTGCGCGAGGTGCACAGCGAGGAGCACTGGCGGCGCCTGGAGCCCTATGTGGAGCGGGCGCTGTCCGGCGAGAGCGTCACCTTCGAGGTGGCCGAAACCAACCTCAACGGCCAGGAGCGCTACATGCTGCGCTCCTACGTGCCCAACCGCCTGGCCAACGGCGAGGTGGTCGGCATCTTCGTGCTGATCCGCGACATCACCGAGCGCCGCCGCACCGCTGAAGCCCTGCACCTGGCCTATCAGAACCTGGAGCAGCGGGTGCGCGAACGCACCGCCGAACTCACCCAGCTCAACGACCAGTTGCTGCGCGAGATCGGCGAGCGCAGCCAGGTGGAACTGCGCCTGCGCGAAGCCAAGCGCGAGGCCGAGCAAGCCAACCTGTCGAAGACCAAGTTCCTCGCCGCCGTCAGCCACGACCTGTTGCAACCGCTGAACGCCGCGCGGCTGTTCACCAGTGCGTTGCAAGAGCAGCGCGAGCAGGCGGTGAGCACGGCGCTGGTGCGCAACATCAGCAACTCGCTGGATGACGTGGAAAGCCTGCTGGGCACCCTGGTGGACATCTCCAAGCTCGACGCCGGGGTGATCAAGCCCGACATCGCGCCCTTCGCCGTCGCCGAGTTGCTCGACAACCTCGCCGTGGAGTTCCGCCAGGCGGCCGCCAGCGAAGGGCTCAGTCTGCACTTCGTACCCAGCTCGGCGCTGGTGCGCAGTGACATTCAATTGCTGGCGCGCATCCTGCGCAACCTGCTCAGCAACGCCATCCGCTACACCCCCAGCGGCCGTGTGCTGCTGGGCTGCCGGCGGCACCGGCAGAGCCTGTCCATCGAAGTCTGGGACAGCGGCATCGGCATCGCCGAGGACAAGCTCAAGGAGATCTTCCAGGAGTTCAAGCGCGGCGACTCGCAGCGGCCCAAGCAGGACCGGGGCCTGGGTCTGGGCCTGGCCATCGTCGACAAGATCGCCGGCATGCTCGGCCACCGCATCCAGGTGCGCTCGCGCCTTGGCCACGGCTCGCGCTTCAGCATCGAAGTGCCCCTGGCCAAGCGCGCGCCCCGGGCGCGGGTCGAGGCGAGCACCCCGGAAATGCTGGTGGAGCGCCTGCGCGGCTCGCGGGTGTGGGTGCTGGATAACGACGCAGCCATCTGCGCCGGCATGCGCACCCTGCTCGAAGGCTGGGGCTGCCAGGTGGTCACCGCACTCTCGGAAGAGGACCTGGCGCGCCAGGTGGACAACTACCACGCCGACGCCGACCTGCTGATCGCCGACTACCACCTGGACAACGACCACAACGGCGTCGACGCCGTCGCCAGCATCAACGCCCGCCGCGGCACCGCCTTGCCCGCCCTGATGATCACCGCCAACTACAGCAACGAACTGCGCCAGCAGATGCGCGAACTCGGCCACACCCTGATGCACAAACCCGTCCGCCCGATGAAGCTCAAGGCCGCGATGAACCACCTGATCGAACGGGGCGGGTGA
- a CDS encoding PQQ-dependent catabolism-associated CXXCW motif protein, giving the protein MRVLIASLLCLPVLFSATARADAEPSLFSADGYRTDRYRSPTPAEADHARTLDTLGLRELLERDPRTQLIDVYRRQFLEGRFIADEPHANLPGSLWLANTGNGELDARWQAYFADNLKKASRGDLHWPLVFYCRSDCWLSWNAQRRAHALGYRNLYWYRDGIDAWEQAGLPLQPAEPVPLP; this is encoded by the coding sequence ATGCGAGTCCTCATCGCCTCACTGCTGTGCCTGCCCGTCCTGTTTTCGGCCACCGCCCGGGCCGACGCCGAGCCGTCGCTGTTCTCCGCCGACGGCTACCGCACCGACCGCTACCGCAGCCCCACGCCCGCCGAGGCCGACCACGCCCGCACCCTGGACACCCTCGGCCTGCGCGAGCTGCTGGAACGCGACCCGCGCACGCAACTCATCGACGTCTACCGCCGCCAGTTCCTCGAAGGCCGCTTCATCGCCGACGAGCCCCACGCCAACCTGCCCGGCAGCCTGTGGCTGGCCAACACCGGCAACGGCGAGCTGGACGCGCGCTGGCAGGCCTACTTCGCCGACAACCTGAAGAAGGCGAGCCGGGGCGACCTGCACTGGCCACTGGTGTTCTACTGCCGTTCCGACTGCTGGTTGAGCTGGAACGCGCAACGGCGCGCCCATGCACTGGGCTACCGCAATCTCTACTGGTACCGTGACGGCATCGACGCCTGGGAACAGGCCGGCCTGCCGCTGCAACCCGCCGAGCCCGTGCCCCTGCCCTGA
- a CDS encoding ABC transporter ATP-binding protein: MNALEVEGVGFDYGPRRALDEVSFALEPGRFTALLGPNGAGKSTLVALLSRLYDLQRGDIRVAGHSLRRQPRLALRQLGVVFQQSTLDLDLSVEQNLRYHAALHGMPRQLAAARIDQELARQGLGERRRDSVRALNGGHRRRVEIARALLHRPRLLLLDEASVGLDPASRQALNHHVRQLCDDEGLSVLWTTHLLDEVRGEDALLVLDQGRLVASGTAGELSAAHGGGLAGAFGELTRPRARA, translated from the coding sequence ATGAACGCACTGGAGGTGGAGGGCGTTGGCTTCGACTACGGCCCGCGCCGCGCACTGGATGAGGTGAGTTTCGCCCTGGAGCCGGGCCGCTTCACTGCGCTGCTGGGCCCCAACGGTGCCGGCAAGTCCACCCTGGTGGCGCTGCTCAGCCGCCTCTACGACCTGCAGCGCGGCGATATCCGCGTCGCCGGCCATTCCCTGCGCCGGCAGCCGCGCCTGGCCCTGCGCCAGCTCGGCGTGGTGTTCCAGCAGAGCACCCTGGACCTCGACCTCTCGGTGGAGCAGAACCTGCGCTACCACGCCGCCCTGCACGGCATGCCGCGCCAGCTGGCGGCCGCGCGCATCGACCAGGAGCTGGCGCGCCAGGGCCTGGGCGAACGCCGCCGCGACAGCGTGCGCGCGCTCAATGGCGGCCACCGCCGGCGCGTGGAAATCGCCCGTGCCCTGCTCCACCGCCCACGCCTGCTGCTGCTCGACGAGGCCAGCGTCGGCCTCGACCCGGCCAGCCGCCAGGCCCTCAACCACCATGTGCGCCAACTGTGCGACGACGAAGGCCTGAGCGTGCTGTGGACCACTCACCTGCTGGACGAAGTACGCGGCGAGGACGCCCTGCTGGTGCTCGACCAGGGCCGCCTGGTGGCCTCCGGCACCGCCGGCGAGCTGAGTGCGGCGCATGGCGGCGGCCTGGCCGGTGCCTTCGGCGAGCTCACCCGGCCGAGGGCGCGGGCATGA
- a CDS encoding REP-associated tyrosine transposase produces MSRYLRSQRAGSYYFFTLVTAKRRPLLTEPSVRQALRHAIKAVRLEQPFRIHGWVLLPDHLHCLWELPPGDADFARRWSIIKRKVSQSVHLAPTSNSRVARRESGFWQRRFWEHCIRDADDYRRHMDYLHWNPVKHGLVTRVADWPWSSFHRLVREGLYPAGWGDAGEQDGEFGE; encoded by the coding sequence ATGTCGCGCTACCTCCGCTCACAGCGGGCCGGCTCGTACTACTTCTTCACACTCGTCACTGCAAAACGCCGGCCGCTCCTGACCGAGCCATCGGTACGCCAGGCATTGCGCCATGCGATCAAGGCGGTGCGGCTCGAACAGCCGTTCCGCATCCATGGCTGGGTGCTGCTGCCGGATCACCTGCATTGCCTCTGGGAGCTACCGCCCGGTGATGCCGACTTCGCGCGGCGCTGGTCGATCATCAAGCGCAAAGTCAGCCAATCGGTTCACCTGGCACCCACTTCGAATAGCCGGGTCGCACGTCGCGAATCCGGGTTCTGGCAGCGGCGCTTCTGGGAACACTGCATACGCGATGCCGACGACTACCGCCGGCATATGGATTACTTGCACTGGAACCCGGTGAAGCACGGCCTGGTCACCCGGGTGGCCGACTGGCCCTGGTCCAGCTTCCACCGCCTGGTACGAGAGGGCCTTTACCCGGCGGGTTGGGGCGATGCCGGGGAGCAGGACGGGGAATTTGGCGAATAG
- a CDS encoding ABC transporter permease, translating into MNAGAYWQCLRGIVGREWLRFVLQRSRFLSALVRPLLWLLVFAAGFRAALGIAIIDPYATYITYETYIVPGLACMILLFNGMQGSLSMVYDREMGSMRVLLTSPLPRPFLLGAKLLATALVSLLQVYAFLAIAWLYGVQPPAWGLLAALPALLLAALLLSALGLLLSNFIRQLENFAGVMNFVIFPLFFLSSALYPLWKMREASEWLYWLCAANPFSHAVELVRFALYERLNPLALGVCLGLTLVFAVAAVASFNPQHAALRRAG; encoded by the coding sequence ATGAACGCCGGTGCTTATTGGCAATGCCTGCGCGGTATCGTCGGGCGCGAGTGGTTGCGCTTCGTGCTGCAGCGCTCGCGTTTTCTCAGCGCCCTGGTGCGGCCGCTGCTGTGGCTGCTGGTGTTCGCCGCCGGCTTCCGCGCGGCGCTGGGCATCGCCATCATCGACCCCTACGCCACCTACATCACCTACGAGACCTACATCGTCCCGGGGCTGGCCTGCATGATCCTGCTGTTCAACGGCATGCAGGGCTCGCTGTCGATGGTCTACGACCGCGAGATGGGCAGCATGCGCGTGCTGCTCACCAGCCCGCTGCCGCGCCCCTTCCTGCTCGGTGCCAAGCTGCTGGCCACGGCGCTGGTGTCGCTGCTGCAGGTGTATGCCTTCCTCGCCATCGCCTGGCTCTATGGCGTGCAGCCACCGGCCTGGGGCCTGCTCGCCGCCCTGCCCGCGCTGCTGCTGGCGGCGCTGCTGCTCAGTGCCCTGGGGCTGCTGCTGTCGAACTTCATCCGCCAGTTGGAGAACTTCGCCGGGGTGATGAATTTCGTGATCTTCCCGCTGTTCTTCCTCTCCTCGGCGCTCTACCCCCTGTGGAAGATGCGCGAGGCCAGCGAGTGGCTGTACTGGCTGTGCGCGGCCAACCCCTTCAGCCACGCGGTGGAGCTGGTGCGCTTCGCTTTGTACGAGCGGCTCAACCCGCTGGCGCTGGGCGTGTGCCTGGGCCTGACGCTGGTCTTCGCGGTGGCGGCGGTGGCCAGCTTCAACCCGCAGCACGCGGCGCTGCGCCGGGCCGGCTGA
- a CDS encoding YVTN family beta-propeller repeat protein, translated as MPRLPLTLLGAALLLASGATFAATAYVSNEKDNAVSVIDMDSLTVTASLPVGKRPRGLALSSDNRLLYICASDSDTVQVMDLATRQIIKELPSGADPEQFALHPNDRWLYISNEDDALVTVVDTQSSQVLAQIDVGVEPEGMAVSPDGKWAINTSETTNMLHWIDTSTQTLVDNTLVDQRPRHVEFDHDGKRLWASAEIGGTVTVVDVATRSIQKTLRFQIKGVHPDKVQPVGVKLTRDGRYAFVALGPANHVAVVDAKTLEVLDYLLVGRRVWHLAFSPDEKTLLATNGISGDVSVIDVDSLKVTRSIKVGRYPWGVVVAP; from the coding sequence ATGCCCCGCCTCCCCCTCACCCTGCTCGGCGCCGCGCTGCTGCTGGCCAGCGGCGCCACCTTCGCCGCCACCGCCTACGTCTCCAACGAGAAGGACAACGCCGTCAGCGTGATCGACATGGACAGCCTGACGGTCACCGCCAGCCTGCCGGTGGGCAAGCGCCCGCGCGGCCTGGCGCTGTCCAGCGACAACCGGCTGCTGTACATCTGCGCCAGCGATTCGGACACCGTGCAGGTGATGGACCTGGCCACGCGGCAGATCATCAAGGAGCTGCCCTCCGGCGCCGACCCCGAGCAGTTCGCCCTGCACCCCAACGACCGCTGGCTGTACATCTCCAACGAGGACGATGCGCTGGTCACGGTGGTCGACACCCAGAGCAGCCAGGTGCTGGCGCAGATCGACGTCGGCGTGGAGCCCGAGGGCATGGCGGTGAGCCCGGATGGCAAGTGGGCGATCAACACCAGCGAGACCACCAACATGCTGCACTGGATCGACACCTCGACCCAGACGCTGGTGGACAACACCCTGGTGGACCAGCGCCCGCGCCATGTGGAGTTCGACCACGACGGCAAGCGCCTGTGGGCTTCGGCTGAGATCGGCGGCACCGTCACCGTGGTCGACGTGGCCACGCGCAGCATCCAGAAGACCCTGCGCTTCCAGATCAAGGGCGTGCACCCGGACAAGGTGCAGCCGGTGGGGGTCAAGCTGACCCGCGACGGCCGCTACGCCTTCGTGGCCCTGGGCCCGGCCAACCATGTGGCGGTGGTGGATGCGAAAACCCTGGAGGTGCTCGACTACCTGCTGGTGGGCCGGCGCGTCTGGCACCTGGCCTTCAGCCCCGACGAGAAGACCCTGCTGGCCACCAACGGCATCAGCGGCGACGTCTCGGTGATCGACGTCGACAGCCTCAAAGTGACCCGGTCGATCAAGGTCGGCCGCTACCCCTGGGGCGTGGTGGTGGCGCCATGA
- the nosP gene encoding nitric oxide-sensing protein NosP, translating to MQQHQDEGVVTAMSSATEAEAVAQDLARQLIHPHLGFVLFFCSAEYDLPALGAALEQYFGGIELVGCTSAGEITPNGYGRGCVSAVGFDYRSFSIGSALIDEMERFSLIDAQQLVERLVSDCRSNSLAPIKDHSFALTLLDGLSSREEVVLAALSAAFGSIPHFGGSAGDDNHLTHTHVYHGGQFHTGAAVVVLVNTQLDFEVFSTHHILPSDEKLVVTRADSASRRVFELNAEPAAQEYAQWIGVPLAALDHRLFAAHPLAVRVNDQYYVRSIQRVNDDLSLSFYCAVENGIVLTGMRPGPLLPNLQALFQRLEQRLGPPLLTIGCDCFLRRLEIESDGGVEQTGEFLRRQRVIGFNTYGEQFNGMHINQTFTGVAIGRRPGDAGR from the coding sequence ATGCAACAGCACCAGGACGAGGGCGTGGTCACCGCCATGTCCAGCGCCACCGAGGCCGAAGCCGTGGCCCAGGACCTGGCGCGCCAACTGATCCACCCGCACCTGGGCTTCGTGCTGTTCTTCTGCTCGGCGGAGTACGACCTGCCGGCCCTGGGCGCGGCGCTGGAGCAGTATTTCGGCGGCATCGAGCTGGTGGGCTGCACCAGCGCCGGCGAAATCACCCCCAACGGCTACGGGCGCGGCTGCGTCAGCGCGGTGGGCTTCGACTACCGCAGCTTCTCCATCGGCAGTGCGCTGATCGACGAGATGGAGCGCTTCAGCCTGATCGATGCCCAGCAGCTGGTGGAGCGCCTGGTCAGCGACTGCCGCAGCAACTCCCTGGCGCCGATCAAGGACCACAGCTTCGCCCTGACCCTGCTGGACGGCCTCTCCAGCCGCGAGGAAGTGGTGCTCGCCGCCCTCAGCGCGGCCTTCGGCAGCATCCCGCATTTCGGCGGCTCGGCCGGCGACGACAACCACCTCACCCACACCCACGTCTACCACGGCGGCCAGTTCCACACCGGCGCGGCGGTGGTGGTGCTGGTCAACACCCAGCTGGATTTCGAAGTCTTCAGCACCCACCACATCCTGCCCAGCGACGAGAAGCTGGTGGTCACCCGCGCCGACAGCGCCAGCCGCCGCGTCTTCGAACTCAACGCCGAGCCCGCCGCCCAGGAATACGCCCAGTGGATCGGCGTACCACTGGCCGCACTGGACCATCGCCTGTTCGCCGCCCACCCGCTGGCCGTGCGGGTCAACGACCAGTACTACGTGCGCTCCATCCAGCGGGTCAACGACGACCTCAGCCTCAGCTTCTACTGCGCCGTGGAGAACGGCATCGTCCTCACCGGCATGCGCCCGGGGCCGCTGCTACCCAACCTCCAGGCCCTGTTCCAGCGCCTGGAGCAACGCCTCGGCCCGCCGCTGCTCACCATCGGCTGCGACTGCTTCCTGCGCCGCCTGGAGATCGAGAGCGACGGCGGCGTCGAGCAGACCGGCGAATTCCTCCGTCGCCAGCGCGTCATCGGTTTCAACACCTACGGGGAACAGTTCAATGGCATGCACATCAACCAGACCTTCACCGGTGTCGCTATCGGACGCCGCCCCGGCGATGCAGGCCGCTGA
- a CDS encoding porin: MYNNKNVTIGFLPLALTTGLALAAMEQAKAEIVLYDKDDTTFSTDGYVNAFYVNSDVDRDGEQFDRRQSRVKMGFLPNWIGFNMGKQVDDLKLGARASFWVTINDSETNGTDTAIDVRQFYGTVGSDWGEVLVGKDFGLFARSNILLDEMLAGYGQVSDTLGLVDGGGVSFGNIGSGYPYPFPTSQITYRSPKSDGLRLAVGIMDPVDTNDDSPTGKAYQENPRFESELTYEFELGGAQIYSWVNGGYQTSDNTDPAVDSVTSKGLGYGVQAKMGDFSVVGSGFQAKGINPFFTNNAGEATLREVDSDGYLLQGSYRFGKNRLALSYGKTKDDGNGAVNTGADYETRGIALFHDVNDNLKLVAEYNQFEIDGHAGSAQNEDTDTVALGLVLNW; this comes from the coding sequence ATGTACAACAACAAGAACGTCACCATCGGATTCCTGCCCCTCGCCCTCACCACCGGCCTGGCCCTGGCTGCCATGGAACAGGCCAAGGCCGAGATCGTCCTCTACGACAAGGACGACACCACCTTCTCCACCGACGGCTACGTCAACGCCTTCTACGTCAACAGCGACGTCGACCGCGACGGCGAACAGTTCGACCGTCGCCAGTCGCGGGTGAAGATGGGCTTCCTGCCCAACTGGATCGGCTTCAACATGGGCAAGCAGGTGGATGACCTCAAGCTCGGCGCCCGCGCCTCCTTCTGGGTGACCATCAACGACAGCGAAACCAATGGCACCGACACCGCCATCGACGTCCGCCAGTTCTACGGCACCGTTGGCAGCGACTGGGGCGAGGTGCTGGTGGGCAAGGACTTCGGCCTGTTCGCGCGCTCCAACATCCTCCTCGACGAAATGCTCGCCGGGTACGGCCAGGTCAGCGACACCCTGGGCCTGGTGGACGGCGGTGGCGTCTCCTTCGGCAACATCGGCAGCGGCTACCCCTATCCGTTCCCCACCTCGCAGATCACCTACCGCAGCCCCAAGAGCGACGGCCTGCGCCTGGCCGTGGGCATCATGGACCCGGTGGACACCAACGATGACAGCCCCACCGGCAAGGCCTACCAGGAGAACCCGCGCTTCGAATCCGAGCTCACCTACGAGTTCGAACTGGGCGGCGCGCAGATCTACTCCTGGGTCAACGGCGGCTACCAGACCTCCGACAACACCGACCCGGCCGTGGACAGCGTCACCTCCAAGGGCCTGGGCTATGGCGTGCAGGCGAAGATGGGCGACTTCTCGGTGGTGGGCTCCGGCTTCCAGGCCAAGGGCATCAACCCCTTCTTCACCAACAACGCCGGCGAGGCGACCCTGCGTGAAGTGGACAGCGACGGCTACCTGCTGCAGGGCTCCTACCGCTTCGGCAAGAACCGCCTGGCGCTCTCCTACGGCAAGACCAAGGACGACGGCAACGGCGCGGTGAACACCGGTGCCGACTACGAAACCCGCGGTATCGCCCTGTTCCACGACGTCAACGACAACCTCAAGCTGGTGGCCGAATACAACCAGTTCGAAATCGACGGCCACGCCGGCTCCGCGCAGAACGAAGACACCGACACCGTCGCCCTCGGCCTGGTGCTCAACTGGTAA